The proteins below are encoded in one region of Streptomyces roseirectus:
- a CDS encoding GntR family transcriptional regulator, with protein MTSFAPDSLTLNRKLPLWYQVSQSLRASILGRSPHDPLRLPTEEKLAAHYGVSVLTMRQALKELEAEGLITRHRRRGTFIEPSAQRGTPVRLLGSVDAIVAQQSGMRTKLLDTRTVPVPPELAEHFPDLAEVTAYHRLRRDEASDEPTNHARNWLRPELAARVDPDDLVRHPMTKVLRDVVHADIARITDTVEARLADPETARLLDVPLLSPILHYTGVTYDPSGRVLDVAVIHYRGDRFSFTVTLEAP; from the coding sequence GTGACCTCCTTCGCGCCCGACTCGCTCACCCTGAACCGCAAACTCCCTCTCTGGTACCAGGTTTCGCAGTCGCTGCGCGCCTCGATCCTCGGGCGCTCACCGCACGACCCGCTGCGCCTGCCCACGGAGGAGAAGCTCGCGGCCCACTACGGCGTCAGCGTCCTGACGATGCGTCAGGCCCTCAAGGAACTTGAGGCCGAGGGGCTGATCACCCGGCACCGGCGCCGGGGCACCTTCATCGAACCGAGCGCCCAACGCGGCACGCCGGTACGGCTGTTGGGGTCGGTCGACGCGATCGTGGCCCAGCAGTCGGGCATGCGCACGAAGTTGCTGGACACGCGCACGGTTCCCGTACCGCCCGAACTCGCCGAGCACTTCCCGGACTTGGCCGAGGTGACGGCCTATCACCGGCTGCGCCGCGACGAGGCGAGCGATGAGCCCACCAACCACGCCCGCAACTGGCTGCGCCCCGAACTCGCCGCGCGTGTCGACCCCGACGACCTCGTCCGGCACCCCATGACCAAGGTCCTGCGGGACGTCGTCCACGCCGACATCGCCCGCATCACCGACACCGTCGAGGCCCGCCTCGCCGACCCGGAGACCGCCCGCCTCCTCGACGTCCCCCTGCTGAGCCCGATCCTGCACTACACGGGCGTCACGTACGACCCGTCGGGGCGCGTGCTGGACGTCGCCGTCATCCACTACCGGGGGGACCGGTTCTCGTTCACGGTGACGCTGGAGGCGCCGTGA
- the hmgA gene encoding homogentisate 1,2-dioxygenase, which produces MGTEARKTAEGLTYLTGFGNEHSSEAVPGALPEGRNSPQRAPLGLYAEQLSGTAFTEPRAHNRRSWLYRIRPSAAHPAFTRIDNGAIRTGPFTETVPDPNRLRWNPLPEPAPGTDFVGGLWTVGGNGDATQRTGMAVHLYHANASMDRVFSDADGELLIVPEHGGLLLHTEFGQLAAEPGHFALIPRGVRFRVTLLDETARGYVCENYGTHFRLPDLGPIGANGLANPRDFRAPVAAYEHVEGPVEVVNKFCGNLWRAEYDHSPLDVVAWHGNLVPYVYDLRRFNVIGTISYDHPDPSVFTVLTSPSDTPGLAGVDFVVFAPRWLVGEDTFRPPYFHRNVMSEYMGLIEGAYDAKSSGEGGFVPGGGSLHNMMSAHGPDRETFERASKAELKPQRLDDGLAFMFETRWPITLAPHAGEHLQERYDDVWRGLERHFRPSHWRFRQAP; this is translated from the coding sequence ATGGGCACGGAGGCGCGCAAGACCGCCGAGGGGCTGACCTACCTCACCGGCTTCGGCAACGAGCACAGCTCGGAGGCAGTACCCGGCGCCCTCCCCGAGGGCCGCAACTCCCCGCAGCGCGCCCCGCTCGGCCTGTACGCCGAACAACTCAGCGGTACGGCGTTCACCGAGCCGCGCGCCCACAACCGCCGCTCGTGGCTGTACCGGATCCGCCCCTCGGCCGCGCACCCCGCGTTCACCCGGATCGACAACGGCGCGATCCGTACGGGTCCCTTCACCGAGACCGTCCCCGACCCCAACCGCCTGCGCTGGAACCCCCTGCCCGAACCGGCGCCCGGCACCGACTTCGTCGGCGGGCTGTGGACGGTCGGCGGCAACGGCGACGCCACCCAGCGCACCGGCATGGCCGTGCACCTCTACCACGCGAACGCCTCGATGGACCGCGTCTTCTCCGACGCGGACGGCGAGTTGCTGATCGTCCCGGAGCACGGTGGGCTCCTCCTGCACACGGAGTTCGGCCAACTCGCGGCGGAGCCGGGGCACTTCGCCCTGATCCCGCGAGGCGTCCGGTTCCGGGTCACCCTCCTCGACGAGACGGCACGCGGGTACGTCTGCGAGAACTACGGGACCCACTTCCGTCTCCCCGACCTCGGCCCGATCGGCGCCAACGGCCTTGCCAATCCACGGGACTTCAGGGCCCCGGTCGCCGCGTACGAGCATGTCGAGGGGCCCGTCGAGGTCGTCAACAAGTTCTGCGGCAACCTCTGGCGGGCGGAGTACGACCACTCGCCGCTCGACGTCGTCGCCTGGCACGGCAACCTCGTCCCGTACGTGTACGACCTGCGCCGCTTCAACGTCATCGGGACCATCTCGTACGACCACCCCGACCCGTCGGTCTTCACGGTGTTGACGTCGCCGTCGGACACACCGGGGCTGGCCGGCGTCGACTTCGTGGTGTTCGCGCCGCGTTGGCTGGTCGGCGAGGACACGTTCCGGCCGCCGTACTTCCACCGCAACGTGATGAGCGAGTACATGGGGCTGATCGAGGGGGCGTACGACGCGAAGAGTTCCGGGGAAGGGGGGTTCGTGCCGGGCGGGGGTTCGCTGCACAACATGATGTCCGCGCACGGCCCCGACCGGGAGACGTTCGAGCGGGCGAGCAAGGCCGAGCTGAAGCCCCAACGCCTGGACGACGGGCTGGCGTTCATGTTCGAGACGCGCTGGCCGATCACGCTCGCGCCGCACGCCGGGGAGCACCTTCAGGAGCGGTACGACGACGTGTGGCGGGGCCTGGAGCGGCACTTCCGGCCCTCGCACTGGCGTTTCCGGCAGGCGCCGTGA
- a CDS encoding nuclear transport factor 2 family protein, translating to MSWMRGLIAALVVCVLLPAGLAGCGSGAGSEQGDGKNGASTAPVGKLLEHTDEAGRQYREVGAKGAPWVGVQVEPESDGSWEVRLTLRNFRFSPQGAAPMAVEGRGTARLYVDEKALAELRTPMYRIGAGYLPHGTHHVTARLYADDGTVWAVDGKAVESTADITASEPEESKSPSGTPAGSTTGTTGGGPTPKPSREGPPKGSPSPSTGATGVLGAGAPHTAVASSTSAQSSAAGAPPRTQGRGTAVPGGKAS from the coding sequence ATGTCGTGGATGCGTGGTCTCATCGCCGCGCTCGTGGTCTGTGTCCTGCTGCCTGCCGGACTCGCGGGCTGCGGGTCGGGTGCCGGGTCGGAACAGGGGGACGGGAAGAACGGGGCGTCGACCGCCCCGGTCGGCAAACTCCTGGAGCACACGGACGAGGCGGGACGCCAGTACCGGGAGGTCGGCGCGAAGGGGGCGCCCTGGGTCGGCGTCCAGGTCGAGCCGGAGTCCGACGGGAGCTGGGAGGTCCGGCTCACCCTGCGCAACTTCCGGTTCTCCCCGCAGGGCGCCGCGCCCATGGCCGTGGAGGGGCGCGGGACCGCGCGCCTGTACGTCGACGAGAAGGCGCTCGCCGAGCTGCGCACCCCGATGTACCGCATCGGCGCCGGCTACCTCCCGCACGGCACGCACCACGTCACGGCACGGCTGTACGCGGACGACGGGACGGTGTGGGCGGTCGACGGAAAGGCCGTCGAGAGCACGGCCGACATCACGGCGTCCGAGCCGGAGGAGTCGAAGTCGCCGTCCGGGACCCCCGCCGGAAGTACTACGGGTACCACCGGGGGAGGCCCGACCCCCAAGCCCTCCCGCGAGGGACCCCCCAAGGGTTCCCCCTCTCCCTCGACAGGGGCGACCGGGGTACTGGGCGCGGGCGCGCCGCACACGGCGGTAGCCTCTAGCACCTCCGCGCAGTCGAGCGCGGCCGGTGCCCCTCCCCGTACCCAGGGGCGAGGCACAGCGGTCCCCGGCGGAAAGGCGTCATGA
- a CDS encoding TetR/AcrR family transcriptional regulator, translated as MNSVPQATSLRRAPVQRRSAERLTRILDACADLLDEVGYDDLSTRAVAQRAGVPIGSVYRFFGNKRQMADALAQRNLERYSGRVRERLGQGPAGDWRAAMDVVLDEYLEMTRSAPGFSLVDFGNQIPVGSRHAEPNTRVADRLTELLSDYLDRTPDDDLRRTFLIAVETADTLVHLAFRLAPEGDAKVIEETRELLRAYLARVLD; from the coding sequence ATGAACTCCGTGCCCCAAGCGACCTCGCTGCGCCGCGCGCCCGTCCAGCGGCGCAGCGCGGAACGGCTGACCAGGATCCTCGACGCCTGCGCCGACCTCCTCGACGAGGTCGGCTACGACGACCTCAGCACCCGTGCCGTCGCCCAGCGGGCCGGCGTCCCCATCGGCTCCGTGTACCGCTTCTTCGGCAACAAGCGGCAGATGGCCGACGCGCTCGCCCAGCGCAACCTCGAACGGTACTCGGGGCGGGTCAGGGAACGGCTCGGGCAGGGCCCCGCCGGGGACTGGCGGGCGGCCATGGACGTGGTGCTCGACGAGTACCTGGAGATGACCCGCAGCGCCCCCGGCTTCTCCCTCGTCGACTTCGGCAACCAGATCCCGGTCGGCTCCCGGCACGCGGAGCCCAACACGCGCGTCGCCGACCGCCTCACCGAGCTGCTGTCGGACTACCTCGACCGCACCCCCGACGACGATCTGCGCCGGACCTTCCTGATCGCCGTCGAGACCGCCGACACCCTCGTCCACCTGGCCTTCCGGCTGGCTCCCGAGGGGGACGCGAAGGTGATCGAGGAGACCAGAGAGCTACTGCGCGCGTATCTGGCGCGGGTGCTGGACTGA
- a CDS encoding molybdopterin oxidoreductase family protein, with protein sequence MPRTALRVCPLCEATCGLTLTIEGSRVTQARGDRDDVFSKGFICPKGASFGALDGDPDRLSAPLVRRDGELREATWAEAFDAVAAGVRGVVERHGADSVGVVLGNSNVHTVAGALYPPVLLAGLGTRSYFTASTVDQMPKHVSSGLLFGDANAIPVPDLDRTDHLLLIGANPLESNGSLCTAPDFPGRLKALKARGGTLVVIDPRRTRTAKLADRHIAIRPGTDALLLAATARTLFEEDLVKLGELTPHVDGLAELRDAVGEFTPESVAEACDVDAGTIRALARDLAAAPTAAVYGRIGSCTVPYGTLASWLVDVLNILTGNLDRPGGALFPQAPTDRTPRPAGPSHGFALGRWHSRVGRHPEAKGELPLSALAEEIDTPTAEGEPIRALIAVAANPVLSAPDGDRLDKALAGLDFMVSVDPYLNETSRHADVVLPPPPPAQSPHHDFALNTLAVRAQVRYNRAAVPLEPGRMAESEILARLTLAATGMHGADPAAVDDMVIAQTLGKAVKEAHSPVHGRDPKDLADQLAGENGVERRLDLMLRLGPYGDGFGTRPDGITLEKVLAHPHGIDLGPLRPRLPQPLKTRSGRIELFPEPIAADLPRLGRARDELPAGLVLVGRRHLRSNNSWMHNVPALTGGSNRCTLHVNPEDAERLGIADGQDVRVRGAGGAVTAPVEVTDSVRRGVVSLPHGWGHSRPGTRLNHAALDPGVNVNQLLDGGMLDPLSGNAVLNGVPVELSPVD encoded by the coding sequence ATGCCCCGCACCGCACTCCGTGTCTGCCCCCTGTGCGAGGCCACCTGCGGGCTGACCCTGACGATCGAAGGGAGCAGGGTCACCCAGGCCAGGGGCGACCGCGACGACGTGTTCAGCAAGGGGTTCATCTGCCCCAAGGGCGCGTCCTTCGGGGCGCTCGACGGCGACCCCGACCGGCTGAGCGCACCGCTCGTCCGCCGGGACGGCGAGCTGCGCGAGGCGACCTGGGCCGAGGCGTTCGACGCGGTCGCGGCCGGCGTCCGGGGCGTCGTCGAGCGACATGGGGCCGACTCCGTCGGCGTCGTGCTCGGCAACTCCAACGTGCACACCGTCGCCGGCGCCCTCTACCCGCCCGTCCTGCTCGCCGGCCTCGGCACGCGCAGCTACTTCACCGCCTCGACGGTGGACCAGATGCCCAAGCACGTCTCCAGCGGACTCCTCTTCGGTGACGCCAACGCCATCCCCGTACCCGACCTCGACCGCACCGACCACCTGCTGCTCATCGGCGCCAACCCCCTTGAGTCCAACGGGAGTCTGTGCACGGCCCCCGACTTCCCGGGCCGCCTCAAGGCGCTCAAGGCGCGCGGCGGCACCCTCGTCGTCATCGACCCGCGCCGCACCCGGACGGCGAAACTCGCCGACCGGCACATCGCGATCAGGCCCGGCACCGACGCCCTCCTGCTCGCCGCGACGGCCCGCACCCTGTTCGAGGAAGACCTCGTGAAACTCGGGGAGTTGACCCCGCACGTCGACGGCCTCGCCGAACTCCGGGACGCCGTGGGCGAGTTCACCCCCGAGTCCGTCGCCGAAGCCTGCGACGTCGACGCCGGCACGATCCGCGCCCTCGCGCGGGACCTCGCCGCCGCCCCAACTGCCGCCGTGTACGGGCGGATCGGCAGCTGCACGGTCCCGTACGGCACGCTCGCGAGCTGGCTCGTGGACGTCCTGAACATCCTCACCGGCAACCTGGACCGCCCCGGCGGCGCCCTCTTCCCGCAGGCCCCGACCGACCGGACACCCCGCCCGGCCGGCCCGAGCCACGGGTTCGCCCTCGGCAGGTGGCACTCCCGGGTCGGCCGACACCCGGAGGCCAAGGGCGAGTTGCCGCTCTCCGCGCTGGCCGAGGAGATCGACACGCCGACGGCCGAGGGCGAGCCGATCCGCGCGTTGATCGCCGTCGCCGCGAACCCGGTGCTGTCCGCGCCGGACGGCGACCGGCTCGACAAGGCGCTGGCCGGCCTCGACTTCATGGTCAGCGTCGACCCGTACCTCAACGAGACGTCCCGGCACGCCGATGTCGTCCTGCCCCCGCCGCCGCCCGCGCAGAGCCCGCACCACGACTTCGCGCTCAACACCCTCGCCGTCCGCGCCCAGGTCCGTTACAACCGTGCCGCGGTCCCCCTGGAACCCGGGCGCATGGCCGAGAGCGAGATCCTGGCCCGTCTGACTCTCGCCGCGACCGGCATGCACGGCGCCGACCCCGCCGCCGTCGACGACATGGTCATCGCCCAGACCCTCGGCAAGGCCGTCAAGGAAGCGCACTCCCCGGTCCACGGCCGCGACCCGAAAGATCTCGCGGACCAACTCGCCGGTGAGAACGGCGTGGAGCGCCGCCTCGACCTGATGCTCCGCCTCGGCCCCTACGGCGACGGCTTCGGCACCCGGCCCGACGGCATCACCCTGGAGAAGGTCCTCGCGCACCCGCACGGCATCGACCTCGGCCCCCTGCGCCCGCGCCTCCCGCAGCCGTTGAAGACCCGCAGCGGCAGGATCGAGCTGTTCCCCGAGCCGATTGCCGCCGATCTGCCACGACTTGGGCGCGCACGGGACGAACTCCCCGCCGGACTGGTCCTGGTGGGCCGCCGCCACCTGCGCTCCAACAACAGCTGGATGCACAACGTCCCTGCCCTGACCGGCGGTTCGAACCGCTGCACCCTGCACGTCAACCCCGAGGACGCCGAACGCCTCGGCATCGCCGACGGACAGGACGTGCGTGTGCGGGGCGCCGGGGGAGCGGTCACCGCGCCCGTCGAGGTGACCGACTCGGTGCGGCGCGGCGTCGTCAGCCTGCCGCACGGCTGGGGCCACAGCCGCCCCGGAACCCGCCTGAACCACGCGGCCCTCGACCCCGGCGTCAACGTCAATCAGCTCCTCGACGGCGGCATGCTGGACCCCCTGTCGGGGAACGCGGTCCTCAATGGGGTGCCCGTGGAACTGAGCCCCGTCGACTGA